A genome region from bacterium SCSIO 12844 includes the following:
- the ansA gene encoding asparaginase — MNNKKVYIAYTGGTIGMLPSDSGYQTAPGYLTELLNTLPIFHHESLPKFDICEYPNLIDSSNVTPENWLTIAKDIINNYDDYDGFVILHGTDTLAYTASALSFILKNLNKPVICTGAQIPICELRTDAVNNILESLILAGSYKIPEVCIYFNKQLFRGNRTTKRSASSIDAFHSPNCLALGKVAVDIEIYTDRFFKPTNGGLKIQMLNISQVAVLALYPGFDSSILSHLYQSGLDGLILKTYGSGNAPLDDKLLGTLKEARQSGMVIVNCTQCATGSVNMNNYASGQGLKKAGVISGYDMTDEAALTKLFYLFGQNLTQNEIEQKMQLSLRGELSVNHKQD, encoded by the coding sequence ATGAACAATAAAAAAGTCTACATTGCCTATACCGGTGGCACAATTGGCATGCTACCATCTGATTCTGGCTACCAAACAGCGCCTGGTTACTTAACAGAGCTTTTAAATACATTACCAATTTTTCATCATGAATCCTTACCTAAATTTGATATTTGTGAATACCCAAATTTAATCGATTCATCTAATGTCACTCCTGAAAATTGGTTAACTATAGCAAAAGATATTATTAATAATTATGATGACTATGATGGATTTGTTATTCTTCATGGTACGGATACATTAGCTTATACTGCATCTGCACTGTCATTTATTCTTAAAAATTTAAATAAGCCAGTCATTTGTACCGGTGCTCAAATCCCTATTTGTGAATTAAGAACAGATGCTGTTAATAATATTCTTGAAAGTTTAATCTTAGCTGGTAGTTATAAGATTCCAGAAGTTTGTATTTATTTTAATAAACAACTATTTAGAGGCAATCGCACAACAAAGCGTAGCGCTTCTTCTATTGATGCATTCCACTCACCAAATTGCTTAGCATTAGGAAAAGTAGCTGTTGATATTGAAATTTACACCGATCGGTTCTTTAAACCAACTAACGGTGGATTAAAAATTCAAATGTTAAATATTTCTCAAGTAGCTGTACTTGCACTCTACCCTGGCTTTGATTCGAGTATCTTATCTCATCTATATCAATCAGGCTTAGATGGCCTAATTTTAAAAACCTATGGTAGTGGCAATGCACCATTAGATGACAAATTACTTGGTACTTTAAAAGAAGCTCGCCAATCAGGTATGGTTATTGTTAATTGCACTCAATGTGCAACTGGCTCTGTTAATATGAATAACTACGCATCAGGTCAAGGACTAAAAAAAGCAGGCGTTATTTCTGGATACGATATGACAGATGAAGCGGCACTGACTAAATTATTTTATTTATTTGGTCAAAATCTAACACAAAATGAGATTGAACAGAAAATGCAACTTAGCTTACGTGGTGAGCTATCAGTTAATCACAAGCAGGATTAA
- the lpxA gene encoding acyl-ACP--UDP-N-acetylglucosamine O-acyltransferase gives MIDPKAVIYEGAKIASDVEIGPFSVIGPNVTIGSGTKIGPNVVIQNTTTIGKNNQIFQFASVGANPIDHTYQGEETRLEIGDGNIIREGATIHGGTSKENNVTVLGNQNLIMNYVHIGHDCRIGNRVTLVGFCGVAGHVRIRDFATIGVYCGIHQFVEIGEYSFIAQGSLIGQNVLPYLMIIPGKDKPSTPFGLNTEGLKRNGFSKETIAKLKNAYKVIYRQGLRLEEAAVALKELEADCPEIRIMREMLEDTDRGIVR, from the coding sequence GTGATAGACCCAAAAGCGGTAATATATGAAGGTGCAAAAATTGCATCAGATGTTGAAATTGGCCCTTTTAGTGTAATTGGACCTAATGTAACCATTGGTTCAGGCACTAAAATAGGTCCAAATGTAGTCATTCAAAATACAACAACAATTGGCAAAAACAACCAGATTTTTCAGTTTGCATCGGTTGGTGCAAACCCAATTGATCATACCTATCAAGGTGAAGAAACACGTCTTGAGATTGGTGATGGAAATATTATTCGTGAAGGCGCTACGATACATGGTGGCACGTCAAAAGAAAATAATGTGACGGTATTAGGTAATCAAAACTTGATTATGAATTATGTTCATATTGGTCATGATTGCCGAATTGGTAATCGCGTTACTCTAGTTGGATTTTGCGGTGTAGCAGGCCATGTTAGAATACGGGATTTTGCAACAATTGGTGTTTATTGTGGTATTCATCAGTTTGTTGAGATTGGTGAATATAGCTTTATTGCGCAAGGCTCATTAATTGGTCAGAATGTATTACCTTACTTGATGATCATACCAGGCAAGGATAAACCATCAACACCGTTTGGCTTAAACACAGAAGGCTTAAAGCGAAATGGCTTTTCAAAAGAGACGATTGCTAAGTTGAAGAATGCCTATAAAGTTATTTATAGGCAAGGGCTTAGATTAGAAGAAGCAGCAGTAGCACTGAAAGAATTAGAAGCTGACTGTCCTGAAATTAGAATTATGCGTGAAATGCTTGAAGATACTGATCGAGGTATTGTTCGTTAA
- a CDS encoding DUF1543 domain-containing protein: MDKKLFAVMLGGRTDGAHIELHDLVFTVGNTLEETYPKLVEKWFGNTYKSLHIDASLELDIVDGYRISLSSEPLENETTNQLYCINFGGYQKDFFGEIHEVAYLVGNRKKDVVKRAKEILCVNTYQQHCDDNFVIGSKNLKKDVDDIIALNNIDGYYITLTPTTEVSTQQIQSNYIRLDTAKVLSQLQTDKAII; the protein is encoded by the coding sequence ATGGATAAAAAACTTTTTGCAGTTATGTTAGGTGGTAGAACAGATGGTGCGCATATTGAACTACATGATTTGGTCTTTACTGTTGGTAATACTTTAGAAGAAACGTATCCTAAATTAGTTGAAAAATGGTTTGGCAATACATATAAAAGCTTACATATAGATGCTTCCTTAGAACTTGATATTGTTGATGGTTATCGTATTTCACTGTCATCTGAGCCACTAGAGAATGAAACTACCAATCAACTTTACTGTATAAACTTTGGAGGTTATCAAAAAGATTTCTTTGGTGAAATTCATGAGGTAGCTTATTTAGTTGGTAATCGTAAAAAAGATGTGGTTAAACGTGCTAAAGAAATACTTTGTGTTAATACCTATCAGCAACATTGTGATGATAACTTTGTTATTGGTAGTAAGAACTTAAAAAAAGATGTTGATGATATAATTGCTCTTAATAACATTGATGGTTATTACATTACTCTAACACCAACAACAGAAGTATCAACACAACAAATTCAATCTAATTATATACGCCTAGATACAGCAAAAGTTTTATCACAGCTACAAACTGACAAAGCAATTATCTAA
- the lpxD gene encoding UDP-3-O-(3-hydroxymyristoyl)glucosamine N-acyltransferase, translating into MAISYNLSELAIQLGGTLRGDPKATVKGIATLKGAKKGYLSFLANPKYINDLKNTDATAVLLTSDAAEICPVDAIVLKDPYFAFAKVAELFDKSPRLKPGIDSTAKIDETAKIDPSAAIGANVIIGAHTTIGSNVQIWANTVISDHCHISENVMIHPNVTICHDVKIGSNSRVHPGAVIGSDGFGNAKDESGQWVKVPQLGGVSIGEDVEIGSNTTIDRGTIDDTVIHDGVKIDNLVQVAHNVQIGKNTAMAAQAGVAGSTKVGADCLIGGAAGITGHIEIVDHVMVAAKAGVSKSLTEPGAYASGTPAKPYHQWRKNIARINRLDKAYAKIKELEKKIDQLEQKD; encoded by the coding sequence ATGGCAATTTCCTATAATTTATCTGAATTGGCAATTCAATTGGGGGGTACTTTAAGAGGTGACCCAAAAGCAACTGTTAAAGGTATTGCGACATTAAAAGGTGCTAAAAAAGGTTATTTGTCTTTTTTAGCAAACCCAAAATATATTAATGATTTGAAAAATACAGATGCAACAGCTGTTTTATTAACATCAGATGCTGCAGAGATATGTCCTGTTGATGCAATTGTACTAAAAGATCCTTATTTTGCTTTTGCTAAAGTTGCTGAATTATTTGATAAATCACCAAGGTTAAAACCCGGTATTGATTCAACAGCTAAGATTGATGAAACAGCAAAAATTGATCCTTCAGCTGCAATAGGAGCAAATGTTATTATAGGCGCCCATACAACAATTGGTTCAAACGTGCAAATTTGGGCAAATACTGTGATATCAGATCACTGTCACATTAGTGAAAATGTAATGATTCATCCTAATGTAACGATATGCCATGATGTTAAAATTGGTTCTAATTCCAGAGTCCACCCAGGTGCTGTTATTGGCAGTGATGGTTTTGGTAATGCAAAAGATGAGTCAGGGCAGTGGGTTAAAGTACCACAATTAGGTGGTGTTAGTATTGGTGAAGATGTTGAAATTGGCTCAAACACAACAATTGATCGTGGGACAATTGATGATACAGTAATTCATGATGGTGTTAAAATTGATAATCTAGTGCAGGTAGCACATAATGTACAAATTGGTAAAAATACGGCAATGGCAGCTCAAGCTGGTGTTGCTGGAAGTACTAAAGTTGGTGCTGATTGCCTAATTGGTGGTGCTGCAGGGATTACAGGTCATATTGAAATTGTTGATCATGTTATGGTTGCAGCTAAAGCTGGTGTTAGTAAATCTTTGACAGAGCCAGGTGCCTATGCCTCAGGTACACCAGCTAAACCATATCATCAGTGGCGTAAAAATATTGCTCGTATCAATCGTTTAGATAAGGCTTATGCTAAAATAAAAGAACTTGAGAAAAAAATTGATCAGTTAGAGCAAAAAGATTGA
- a CDS encoding sodium-dependent transporter has product MTRDNFKSGWIFVLAAVGSAAGLGNVWRFPYLAYEHGGGAFFIAYFICLLVLGLPLLIMEIGLGQITRFGAPKALGSIGNTSKFKIIGWLAVLISFGVLTYYLVITSWVINYAIQSPSIPWKLNAQDYFYNDFLSLTSHISQVTHLNVTISLGVIATLILIYIAVYKGTSGIARVAKWITPIPFILLIVLLINSLLLNGAWSGLKLFLQPHWASLYSLDLWFDAASQVLFTLSLGFGVMFAYGAILKKEVNVKKMATAVIIGDTLIAFFSGIIIYSVLGYYSTVTHTPIDQVVEGGIGLAFIVFPKALALLPFGQGFFSTIFYLALFALAFTSIVSLFEAILAATMDGTQKIKRQSILLITIILTFIVSLIYSGNNGLYILDIVDHFIGGYGVLIISLLQAMAIGWCYDAERLRYNLKKQSNLNLTGLFNFLIRLIIPAILATLLLRQVIFDLETTYGGYPVIYVLGFGVGSLVLLTIIGIILNRSISYR; this is encoded by the coding sequence ATGACGCGAGATAATTTTAAATCGGGCTGGATTTTCGTTCTTGCAGCAGTTGGCTCCGCAGCGGGCCTAGGTAATGTTTGGCGTTTTCCATATTTAGCTTATGAGCATGGCGGTGGCGCTTTTTTTATTGCATACTTCATTTGTCTTTTAGTTTTAGGTTTACCACTTTTAATTATGGAAATTGGTTTAGGACAAATCACTCGCTTTGGCGCACCTAAAGCGCTAGGCTCGATTGGCAATACTTCTAAATTTAAAATTATTGGTTGGCTAGCAGTACTGATATCTTTTGGTGTTTTAACTTACTATTTAGTCATTACAAGCTGGGTAATTAATTATGCTATCCAATCACCATCGATTCCTTGGAAACTTAATGCCCAAGATTATTTCTATAATGATTTTTTAAGCCTAACAAGCCACATTTCACAAGTTACTCATTTAAATGTCACTATTTCACTTGGTGTTATAGCTACCTTAATTTTAATTTACATTGCAGTATATAAAGGCACCTCAGGTATTGCACGAGTTGCTAAGTGGATCACACCTATTCCATTTATATTGTTAATTGTTCTATTGATTAATTCTCTACTATTAAACGGCGCTTGGAGTGGTTTAAAATTGTTTCTACAACCCCACTGGGCATCACTTTATTCATTAGATTTATGGTTTGATGCTGCAAGCCAAGTTTTATTTACACTATCATTAGGCTTTGGGGTTATGTTTGCCTACGGTGCTATTTTAAAAAAGGAAGTAAATGTCAAAAAAATGGCAACTGCCGTGATTATTGGAGATACGTTAATTGCATTTTTTAGTGGTATCATTATTTATTCTGTCTTAGGTTATTACTCTACTGTCACACATACACCAATTGATCAAGTGGTTGAAGGCGGTATTGGACTTGCATTTATTGTATTCCCTAAAGCACTGGCCCTACTACCTTTTGGACAAGGCTTTTTCTCAACTATTTTTTATTTAGCTCTTTTTGCACTTGCATTTACATCGATTGTTTCATTATTTGAAGCTATTTTAGCTGCAACAATGGATGGCACTCAAAAAATCAAGCGCCAGAGCATACTTTTAATTACAATCATTTTAACATTTATCGTAAGCCTTATCTATAGCGGTAATAATGGACTTTATATATTAGATATTGTCGATCACTTTATCGGTGGTTATGGCGTCTTAATTATCTCTTTACTACAAGCAATGGCAATTGGCTGGTGTTATGATGCTGAACGCCTTCGCTATAATCTTAAAAAACAATCTAATTTAAATTTAACTGGCTTGTTTAACTTTCTAATACGATTAATTATTCCAGCTATTTTAGCAACGTTACTGTTAAGGCAAGTTATCTTTGATTTAGAAACAACTTATGGTGGTTATCCTGTTATTTATGTTTTAGGTTTTGGTGTTGGTTCATTAGTTTTATTAACTATTATTGGCATTATACTAAATCGTAGCATCAGTTATCGTTAA
- the fabZ gene encoding 3-hydroxyacyl-ACP dehydratase FabZ has product MENQTTTSKDIYEILNLLPHRYPFLLIDRVLEVDVDHVKAIKNVTANEPHFTGHFPENPVMPGVLIVEAMAQATALVAHARIEANMLKGDENKIFFLAGIDKVRIKRPVIPGDQLVITAELIKQKSSIFFCRAEARVDGQLVASADLMAAYRDKAL; this is encoded by the coding sequence ATGGAAAATCAAACAACTACTTCAAAGGATATTTATGAAATTTTGAATTTATTACCTCATAGGTATCCTTTTTTATTAATAGATCGAGTACTTGAAGTTGATGTTGATCATGTTAAGGCAATTAAAAATGTTACAGCTAATGAACCTCATTTTACGGGGCATTTCCCAGAAAACCCTGTAATGCCAGGTGTTTTAATTGTTGAGGCAATGGCGCAGGCGACAGCTTTGGTAGCCCATGCTAGAATAGAAGCAAATATGCTTAAAGGCGACGAAAATAAAATTTTCTTTTTAGCAGGAATTGATAAAGTGAGAATTAAGCGACCTGTTATTCCAGGCGATCAGTTAGTTATTACAGCTGAGCTGATTAAACAAAAAAGTAGTATTTTCTTCTGTAGAGCAGAAGCAAGAGTAGACGGTCAGCTAGTTGCTTCAGCTGATTTGATGGCAGCATACCGGGATAAGGCATTGTGA
- the mnmG gene encoding tRNA uridine-5-carboxymethylaminomethyl(34) synthesis enzyme MnmG: protein MIYPEHYDVIVVGGGHAGTEAASASARMGAKTLLLTQNLDTIGQMSCNPAIGGIGKGHLVKEIDALGGIMANAIDEGGIQFRTLNSRKGPAVRATRAQADRALYKEAVQKRLQNQENLTLFQQSVDDLIVENDRVCGVITQMGLSFRANCVILTVGTFLGGKIHIGFNNFQGGRAGDPPSNALAERLRALPFRVGRLKTGTPPRIDAKTVDFSVMQVQPGDNPTPVFSFLGNISEHPEQVPCHITHTNEKTHQIIRDNLNRSAMYGGIIEGIGPRYCPSIEDKIVRFADKSSHQIFVEPEGLNSTELYPNGISTSLPFDVQLNIVRSMKGFENAHITRPGYAIEYDFFDPRDLKPTLETKYINQLFFAGQINGTTGYEEAAAQGLIAGLNAALITQNKESWYPRRDEAYIGVLIDDLITNGTLEPYRMFTSRAEYRLILREDNADLRLTPTGYKLGLVDKKRWLIFEEKQQLIENEINRLRKLWIGPKSPKAKELETILPQPVTSDVNAFDLLKRPEMSYEKLMLVEAIGPKIEHTQATEQIEIQAKYDGYITRQYHEVEKHKEMESLQIPQTLDYQRIQGLSNEVRQKLIDAKPTTIAQASRISGVTPAAISLLLVYLKKINLSNKLKETV, encoded by the coding sequence ATGATTTATCCTGAACATTACGATGTTATTGTTGTCGGTGGTGGGCATGCTGGTACAGAAGCGGCAAGCGCTAGTGCTCGAATGGGGGCAAAAACATTATTGTTAACACAGAATTTAGATACCATTGGCCAAATGTCATGTAATCCAGCTATTGGTGGTATTGGTAAAGGTCATCTTGTCAAAGAAATTGATGCCTTAGGTGGTATTATGGCAAATGCTATTGATGAAGGCGGTATTCAGTTTCGTACTTTAAATTCAAGAAAAGGCCCTGCTGTTAGAGCTACTCGAGCACAAGCAGACCGTGCTTTATATAAAGAAGCTGTCCAAAAAAGATTGCAGAATCAAGAAAACTTAACCTTATTTCAGCAATCAGTCGATGATTTAATTGTTGAAAATGATCGTGTTTGTGGCGTTATTACGCAAATGGGGCTTAGCTTTAGAGCAAACTGTGTTATTTTAACGGTCGGTACGTTTTTAGGTGGTAAAATCCATATTGGATTTAATAATTTCCAAGGTGGACGCGCTGGCGACCCACCCAGTAATGCATTAGCCGAACGACTACGCGCACTGCCATTTCGTGTGGGTCGTCTTAAAACTGGTACACCGCCTCGAATAGATGCTAAAACGGTCGACTTTTCAGTCATGCAAGTTCAACCAGGCGATAATCCAACACCTGTTTTTTCATTTTTAGGTAATATTAGTGAACACCCTGAACAAGTGCCTTGCCATATTACCCATACTAATGAAAAAACACATCAAATTATTCGTGATAACCTTAATCGTTCAGCAATGTATGGCGGGATTATTGAAGGTATTGGCCCACGTTATTGTCCATCCATTGAGGATAAAATTGTACGCTTTGCTGATAAATCAAGTCATCAGATATTTGTCGAGCCTGAAGGGCTTAATAGTACAGAGTTATACCCAAATGGTATTTCAACATCGCTACCTTTTGATGTACAGCTTAACATTGTTCGTTCAATGAAGGGATTTGAAAATGCCCATATAACTCGCCCAGGCTATGCCATTGAATATGACTTTTTTGACCCAAGAGACCTTAAACCAACGCTTGAAACTAAATATATTAATCAGCTGTTTTTTGCAGGTCAGATTAATGGCACAACAGGTTATGAAGAAGCAGCAGCTCAAGGGCTTATTGCAGGTTTAAATGCAGCATTAATCACCCAAAATAAAGAATCGTGGTACCCTAGACGTGATGAAGCCTATATTGGTGTATTAATTGATGATTTAATTACCAACGGTACTTTAGAGCCTTACCGTATGTTTACATCACGTGCAGAATACCGCTTGATACTTCGCGAAGATAATGCTGATTTAAGGTTAACGCCAACTGGCTATAAGCTTGGTTTAGTTGATAAAAAGCGTTGGCTTATCTTTGAAGAAAAACAACAATTAATTGAAAATGAAATTAATCGCTTGCGCAAATTATGGATTGGACCTAAAAGCCCAAAAGCAAAAGAATTAGAAACGATACTGCCTCAGCCAGTTACATCTGATGTTAATGCTTTTGACCTACTTAAGCGCCCTGAAATGAGCTATGAAAAATTAATGCTTGTCGAGGCGATTGGCCCTAAAATTGAACATACGCAAGCGACAGAACAAATTGAAATTCAAGCTAAATATGATGGTTATATTACACGCCAATATCATGAGGTTGAAAAACACAAAGAAATGGAATCTTTACAAATTCCACAAACTTTAGATTATCAACGTATTCAAGGCCTATCAAATGAAGTACGTCAAAAATTAATTGATGCAAAACCAACAACAATTGCACAAGCATCAAGGATTTCTGGCGTTACTCCTGCAGCAATTAGTCTTTTGCTAGTTTATTTAAAGAAAATTAATCTCTCGAATAAGCTGAAAGAAACCGTTTAA
- a CDS encoding sugar porter family MFS transporter — translation MDQSNQKIVYIIAIVAAIAGLLFGYDTGVINGALTPMSIELNIKHDFLKGLIVASVPLGALFGSMISPIFANRLGRKYSIFISGVLFLLSTILVSIADRTLLVEIGRLFMGISIGLSATIVPMYLSEIAPTRVRGALVVLFQLAVTIGLVMAFIINHFFEDNWRGMFLFGVLPSSLLVIGMIFLPQSPRWLYMKEKKNKAKNVIEKLNAPSEVNQILEGLNHAVAHKQKSLISILKDKHLFKLVCLAFGLFVAQQLTGVNTIFYYSTHIFKDANLHFFANNTATIATIICGLVNVLSTVIAIWIIETLGRRMLLIYGMIGQIFALFVCGAALSHSFGDISGIIALFAVLLFIFFFAVSLGGLPYVLMAEIFPLSAREKGMAIANCANWGFNFLVSVSFLVLVDYLGIDHTFYLYAILTLVALIIFIRVMPETKNVSLETIEDHIYEGRSIRYIGQTS, via the coding sequence ATGGATCAGTCAAATCAAAAAATTGTCTATATCATCGCTATTGTTGCTGCAATTGCTGGCTTATTATTTGGATATGATACTGGTGTTATTAATGGTGCTTTAACACCGATGTCAATTGAACTAAATATTAAACATGATTTTCTAAAAGGATTAATTGTTGCTTCAGTACCTTTAGGTGCACTCTTTGGTTCAATGATTAGCCCAATTTTTGCAAATCGTCTGGGTAGAAAATACAGTATTTTTATCTCAGGAGTTTTATTTTTACTATCAACGATTCTTGTTAGCATTGCAGATCGTACTTTACTTGTTGAAATTGGTCGTTTATTTATGGGAATTTCAATTGGTTTGTCAGCTACCATTGTGCCAATGTATTTATCTGAAATTGCACCAACTAGAGTGCGTGGTGCATTAGTTGTATTATTCCAACTAGCTGTCACTATTGGTCTTGTAATGGCGTTTATTATTAACCATTTTTTTGAAGATAATTGGCGTGGCATGTTTTTATTTGGTGTACTACCATCAAGCTTACTTGTCATTGGAATGATTTTTCTACCTCAATCACCTCGCTGGCTTTATATGAAAGAAAAGAAAAATAAAGCAAAAAACGTTATAGAAAAATTAAATGCGCCATCAGAAGTAAATCAAATACTTGAGGGCTTAAATCATGCTGTAGCACATAAACAAAAATCTCTGATTAGTATTTTAAAAGATAAACACCTTTTTAAATTAGTCTGCCTTGCATTTGGATTATTTGTTGCTCAACAGTTAACAGGTGTAAATACAATTTTTTATTATTCAACACATATTTTTAAAGACGCTAATTTACATTTTTTTGCTAATAATACAGCAACAATTGCAACGATTATTTGTGGCTTAGTTAATGTTTTATCTACTGTGATTGCTATTTGGATTATTGAAACACTAGGACGTAGAATGTTACTAATTTATGGTATGATTGGCCAAATTTTTGCTTTATTTGTCTGTGGTGCTGCATTGTCTCATTCATTTGGCGATATCAGTGGCATTATTGCCTTATTCGCAGTACTCTTATTTATCTTCTTTTTTGCTGTTAGTTTAGGTGGCTTACCTTATGTATTAATGGCTGAAATTTTTCCGCTTTCGGCAAGAGAAAAAGGTATGGCAATTGCCAATTGTGCTAATTGGGGATTTAATTTTTTAGTTAGCGTTAGTTTTTTAGTTTTAGTTGATTACTTAGGCATTGATCATACATTTTATTTATATGCCATATTAACACTTGTTGCATTAATCATATTTATTAGAGTAATGCCAGAGACAAAAAATGTATCGCTTGAAACCATTGAAGATCATATTTATGAAGGTAGAAGCATACGTTATATTGGACAAACTTCATAA
- a CDS encoding OmpH family outer membrane protein, translating to MKIMTKILTAALVSSAVLTSSAIADSTMKIGVVDAAKVYQQVPQGQATANKVRDSLKPEVQALTKEQQDLASQAKQLEKDKPSLSEGDFNKKQAQLNAKMQAFQQKYMQIRQQDTQKSQQLAQVFEKEFSQSVSEVGKKEGYDLIVVKQAAPFYKDSFDVTDAIVKQMDADASKS from the coding sequence ATGAAAATAATGACAAAAATATTAACAGCTGCGCTAGTTTCAAGTGCAGTTTTAACTAGTTCAGCAATTGCTGATAGTACAATGAAAATTGGTGTTGTTGATGCAGCAAAAGTTTACCAGCAAGTGCCTCAAGGACAAGCTACTGCAAATAAAGTACGTGATAGTTTAAAGCCAGAAGTACAAGCATTAACTAAAGAACAACAAGATTTAGCAAGCCAAGCTAAGCAATTGGAAAAAGATAAACCAAGTTTATCAGAAGGCGATTTTAATAAAAAACAAGCCCAATTGAATGCAAAAATGCAAGCATTCCAGCAAAAGTATATGCAAATCCGCCAACAAGATACGCAAAAAAGCCAGCAACTAGCACAAGTTTTTGAAAAAGAGTTTTCTCAATCAGTTTCTGAGGTAGGCAAAAAAGAAGGTTATGACTTAATTGTTGTTAAACAAGCAGCACCTTTTTATAAAGATTCATTTGATGTAACAGATGCTATTGTTAAACAAATGGATGCCGATGCATCTAAATCATAA
- the lpxB gene encoding lipid-A-disaccharide synthase: MRIVLVAGELSGDQLGQSLVTKLKDVYPDAIIEGIGGPGMIKAGLTSLYPIEYLSVMGFVEVIKQLNKILKARFGMLRYFKKNPPDIYIGIDAPDFNLPIERKLRKRGVKTIHYVSPSVWAWREGRVKGIKKATDSILAILPFEVDFYHKYDHRVIFVGHPLANEISLTAENTDDIRTKLQLELNELTIAILPGSRHQEVAFLLPVFMEVARRVKKKYPHCQFVIPLAKQSLRIHFEHYEAEFDKLSIHLVEGKSHQVLKASDVVLLTSGTAALEAMLYKKPMVMAYKLSPITFLFARMLVKIRMFSLPNILAGEMIIPELIQSDATAPKLADEMIQLIEDKSYQRKLIQIFTELHKQLKQDSDMLALEEVKYLLNK; the protein is encoded by the coding sequence ATGCGTATTGTTTTGGTAGCTGGTGAATTATCAGGTGACCAGTTAGGTCAAAGTTTAGTTACTAAATTAAAAGATGTATACCCTGATGCTATTATTGAAGGCATTGGTGGCCCAGGCATGATTAAAGCCGGATTAACTAGTCTTTATCCGATTGAATATCTATCTGTCATGGGTTTTGTCGAAGTTATCAAACAATTAAATAAAATCCTTAAAGCACGCTTTGGTATGTTGCGTTATTTTAAAAAAAATCCACCTGATATTTATATAGGCATTGATGCGCCTGATTTTAATTTGCCGATTGAAAGAAAATTAAGAAAGCGTGGCGTTAAAACAATACATTATGTTAGTCCATCTGTTTGGGCTTGGCGTGAAGGTCGTGTTAAAGGAATAAAAAAGGCAACAGACTCTATATTAGCTATTTTGCCATTTGAAGTTGATTTTTATCATAAATATGATCATCGAGTGATTTTTGTTGGTCATCCATTAGCAAATGAGATTTCTTTAACTGCTGAGAATACAGATGATATTAGAACGAAGTTGCAACTTGAGTTAAATGAGTTAACGATAGCGATTCTACCAGGTAGCCGTCACCAAGAAGTTGCATTTTTACTACCGGTATTTATGGAAGTTGCAAGAAGAGTAAAGAAAAAATATCCACATTGTCAGTTTGTAATACCCTTAGCTAAACAATCTTTACGAATACATTTTGAACATTATGAGGCTGAATTTGATAAGCTTAGTATTCATTTAGTTGAAGGTAAATCACATCAAGTATTAAAAGCATCTGATGTTGTTTTATTGACATCGGGTACGGCTGCATTAGAAGCAATGTTATATAAAAAACCAATGGTAATGGCTTATAAATTATCACCAATTACATTTTTATTTGCGCGTATGCTAGTTAAAATTCGTATGTTTTCCTTACCAAATATATTAGCTGGTGAAATGATTATTCCTGAGTTAATTCAAAGTGATGCAACAGCGCCTAAATTAGCAGATGAGATGATACAGTTAATTGAAGATAAGTCTTACCAGAGAAAGCTAATTCAAATATTTACTGAATTACATAAACAATTAAAACAAGATTCTGATATGCTTGCTTTAGAAGAAGTGAAGTATTTATTAAATAAGTAA